A region from the Medicago truncatula cultivar Jemalong A17 chromosome 6, MtrunA17r5.0-ANR, whole genome shotgun sequence genome encodes:
- the LOC11413024 gene encoding E3 ubiquitin-protein ligase SIRP1, translating into MVSPMNEYENKCPFCDTQFGDAMENLRDHNNDAIDLSGFDLLLQHLAQISPNGYASVNPPTKKEAIEAMESVINDEKLQCTICLEDVEIGDIAKEMPCKHKFHGDCIVSWLKLHSSCPVCRFQMPCEESNVLANLENGNRENQNNEVVRGRNGRRNWFPVLQSFNNFLPFP; encoded by the exons ATGGTGAGTccaatgaatgaatatgaaaacaaaTGTCCATTTTGTGATACACAATTTGGTGATGCAATGGAAAATCTAAGGGACCATAATAATGATGCTATTGATTTAAG TGGATTTGATTTGTTGTTACAACATTTGGCACAAATTAGTCCTAATGGATATGCAAGTGTAAATCCTCCAACAAAGAAGGAAGCAATTGAAGCAATGGAAAGTGTGATTAATGATGAGAAATTGCAATGTACAATATGTTTGGAGGATGTTGAGATTGGGGATATTGCTAAAGAAATGCCATGTAAGCATAAATTTCATGGTGATTGTATTGTATCATGGCTTAAGCTACATAGTTCTTGTCCAGTTTGTAGGTTTCAAATGCCTTGTGAGGAATCAAATGTTTTGGCAAATTTGGAAAATGGAAATAGAGAAAACCAAAATAATGAGGTTGTGAGGGGTAGAAATGGAAGGAGGAATTGGTTTCCTGTGCTTCAATCTTTTAATAATTTCCTTCCTTTTCCTTGA
- the LOC25495869 gene encoding 3-ketoacyl-CoA synthase 20, whose product MLKHFYLISNIMNILFMSLLIVIATSYVGCFYVNDEYCNPQPSILIKSFCLATSLVYYIFMTRPNKIYLVDFACHKPKNNCLCTKEMLLERANNFGFLNEESFILIHKILERSGVGPTTYVPEALLEMPPRLTLDEARNESNLVLFGAVDELLEKTKVEAKDIGILVVNCCLFNPTPSLSDTIVNHYKLRGNILIYNLSGMGCSAGVIAVDFAKRLLEAHPNSYALVLSTENQISSLYKGNNPSMLLTNCLFRMGGSAALLSSHPSDRSRSKYQLVHSLRTHVGADDSSYQCVFQEEDEKEIVGVKLSKDLMNVARDALRVHITSLGPLVLPISEKLKYVKNLVERKILKKKIEPYMPNFKLAFDQFCMHTGGRAVLDRMQKSLELDDFHMEPSRMTLYRYGNTSSSSVWYELSYCEAKGRVKKGHKIWQMAFGSGFKVNTAVWYALKNVDPKSLKNAWMDEIDDFPVPLPMNKHMIKA is encoded by the exons ATGTTGAAGCATTTCTATTTGATATCAAACATAATGAACATTTTGTTCATGTCACTTTTAATAGTAATAGCTACATCATATGTAGGTTGTTTTTATGTCAATGATGAATATTGCAATCCTCAACCATCAATATTGATAAAATCATTTTGTTTAGCTACTTCCTTAGTTTACTACATTTTCATGACTAGACCAAACAAAATATACCTAGTAGATTTTGCATGTCACAAACCAAAAAACAATTGTCTTTGCACAAAAGAAATGTTGTTGGAAAGAGCAAACAATTTTGGTTTTCTTAATGAAGAAAGTTTCATTTTGATTCATAAGATTTTAGAAAGGTCTGGTGTGGGACCCACCACTTATGTTCCTGAAGCATTATTGGAAATGCCACCAAGACTAACACTTGATGAAGCAAGAAATGAATCAAATTTAGTTCTTTTTGGAGCTGTTGATGAACTTCTTGAGAAAACCAAAGTTGAAGCTAAAGATATTGGAATTCTTGTGGTGAattgttgtttatttaatcCTACACCATCACTTTCAGATACTATTGTTAATCATTATAAACTTAGAGGAAATATTTTGATCTATAATCTTAGTGGTATGGGATGCAGTGCTGGTGTTATTGCGGTGGATTTTGCCAAACGGCTTCTTGAG GCACACCCAAACTCATATGCATTAGTGCTAAGTACAGAAAATCAAATCTCAAGCTTATACAAAGGCAATAACCCTTCAATGCTCCTTACTAATTGTCTCTTTCGAATGGGTGGATCGGCAGCCCTACTCTCAAGTCATCCATCGGACCGTAGCCGCTCAAAATATCAGTTGGTGCATTCGTTGCGCACTCATGTAGGTGCCGATGACAGCAGTTACCAATGCGTCTTTCAGGAAGAGGACGAAAAAGAAATAGTCGGTGTTAAACTATCGAAGGATCTCATGAATGTTGCTAGGGACGCACTTCGTGTACACATAACATCGCTCGGTCCATTAGTCCTCCCAATTTCGGAAAAACTCAAGTATGTGAAAAATTTAGTTGAGaggaagattttgaagaagaagatcgAACCATACATGCCAAATTTCAAGTTAGCGTTCGATCAATTTTGCATGCATACGGGCGGTAGAGCAGTTCTTGATCGGATGCAAAAGAGTCTTGAGCTTGATGATTTTCATATGGAGCCTTCAAGAATGACACTATATAGATATGGTAACACATCATCAAGTTCTGTTTGGTATGAATTGTCTTATTGTGAAGCTAAGGGGAGAGTTAAAAAGGGACATAAGATTTGGCAAATGGCTTTTGGATCTGGATTTAAGGTTAATACTGCTGTTTGGTATGCTTTGAAGAATGTTGATCCTAAATCATTGAAAAATGCTTGGATGGATGAGATTGATGATTTTCCTGTTCCATTGCCAATGAACAAACATATGATTAAAGCATAG